Part of the Sodalinema gerasimenkoae IPPAS B-353 genome is shown below.
TGTAGCAATAAAGGTTTGAATCAGACTGCGATCGCACAAACTGGGCTGTTCCCACCCCTGAGTGGCTGACGCTGCCGGGGGATTGCCACTAAGTCGGCCCAGAGACTGTGGCTGATAAGCAAAATTCAACAACGCCTTGACCTGCTCTAACTCAATCTCAGCGTCTCCGTCATAGGCCCGTGTTGAACGGCGTTGCAGTAACGTCGCCTCCAGAGCCTTGCCTCCCACCCCCCAATCCAGAGGAGAACTGGCGGTACTCACCTTGGTGCAAAAGGGAAAGTTATATTTATCCTCAATGGCCTGAGAACTCAACTGAGACCCCAACTCGGCACTAGAGTCAGAACTAGACTCAGGAGCGCCCTCAATGGCGCTGGCCTGATGTAAATATCCCAGGAGAGAGCCATCGGGTAACTCTGGATAATCGAGATCCGCATCGGACGCTAACGCCGTCGTTAAGGGCAGTTCAAGGGCGGCATTTTGCCGTTCCTGAAGGGCCACAACGGCGATCGCCCCCTCCTCCTCAGGATTCAGGTACAGCAACTCGTTCACCGCCCTATCATCAAACCCAGCAATCAGGTAGGGGCGATAATTCGTCAACGCCGCCGCCAAGTCTAAATTTCCCAACAGATGCCCCGTATCCAAATGAATGCGGCGGTAGGCCCGATCCTGATAGCGCCAGGAGGAGCGGAAAAACACCGCCGTCGTCACAATGATAAACGGAGCTTCCTTCAGCGCCGGATGCCCGAAACACGCCGCCTCCAGAGCCTCACCGGGGTCACCATCCCAGAATTGCACCAGACTATGATCCCGCACCTGGTAGTTGTAGCGACCTGCGGGCAAATCGTCACCCCCACGAGACAGCACATACACTTCCGCCGGATAGAGTCCCCCCGCCGAGGGAGCCGCTCGTAGTAACAAATCCTGTTGGGCAATTTGAGGAATCCGAGCCGTCACCCCATAGGTGCAGTACAGCAGATGGGACAGCCGCGACAGGACGGTCTGGCGATCGCCAATATGGGGTTTTAAGTCAACACGAGTCCCAATGGGATAATCCTTAAAGGGAACCGGGGGACGCTCCCAATCAATATCAGGAACCCGTTGATTGATGGTCTCCGGGTCGTATTTCGTGCGCTCATGATAGAGCTTAGCGATGGAAAACTTCTGTTTGGTCATACCTCACAGGTTTATAATAGACAATTGATGATGAGCGCTCAGTACGATTATAAGCCTTGTATGAACTTATTTTTTCTCCGCCCAACGTCCTAACGTAACTGTCCTTAAATCAAGAGCAGAACCCGTTAAAAGAGTAAGCAAGACAACATTAGGTTAAGGGGAGGTATCTCGTAATTGTAGAGCTTCCTCACTGTTCGAGACCTCCTCATAGACATTCTCCAAGGTTCCCCCATCCATGAGCTTCTGCCTCCAAGTCTCTAAGCCACTCTCATCCACATCTCGTCCCAGAATAGTCTGATAAATTCCGTTGATCCGAGCCATCACCTCCTCCCCTTGGACCAAAGTGCGCCGAAACTCCGTCATGGACAGTCCCGCCAAAATCGCATGAGACCAATGTTCTAGCTCCCGTTCCGTGGCCGTGCGTTGCAGCAGATCCCGGTAAATGCGGTTAATCTCCGGGTAGTAGTCCGACGCATCCGGGGGAACACGACTGCGCAGATAGGTTTGCCAATCGAGATCAGACTGAGGCTGGGTATAATACCGTAGCCAATCCCGGTCAAAACAGAGGGTGTAGTCATCCGTGCGTCGGCATGACTCCTGACCATTTGCTCGGGGGGCGATCGCCGCTAAAATCATTAAGGTCGCGATCGCCAATACCATTGAAGCCCGATATCGACCGTCCTTTCGAGAAGAATCCATGAAGTCCTACCTTGCTGCGGCAATTCAAATGACGAGCGTGCCAGATCTCCACCAAAATTTGGCACAAGCGGAAGAGTTAATCGACCTTGCCGTGCGCCGAGGAGCCGAACTCATAGGATTGCCGGAAAACTTCTCCTTCCTCGGAGAAGAAGAAGAAAAAATTGCCCAAGCGCCCCAAATCGCTCAGGAGAGTGAACTGTTCCTCAAAACCATGGCGCAACGGTATCAAGTCACCCTTCTTGGAGGCGGCTTTCCCATCCCCGTCAGTGAGACGCAGGCCTACAATACCGCCCTACTCATCGATCCCAGCGGCACGGAACTAGCCCGCTACCACAAGGTCCACTTGTTCGATGTTAACCTGCCCGACGGCAACACGTACCAAGAATCCAGTACCGTTCGCGCTGGCAGTGACCTTCCCCCCGTCTATCCCTCTCCTGATTTAGGCCAACTGGGGCTATCCGTCTGTTATGACGTGCGTTTCCCGGAACTGTACCGTCATCTCTCGCGCCAGGGAGCAGATGTCTTATTTATCCCTGCCGCCTTCACCGCCTACACCGGCAAAGACCATTGGCAAGTCCTGCTTCAGGCCCGGGCGATCGAGAACACCGCCTACGTCATCGCCCCCGCCCAAACCGGTCGCCACTATGGCATTCGTCAATCTCACGGCCATGCTGTCATCATTGACCCCTGGGGAACTGTCATCGCCGATGCTGGCACAAAAGTTGGGATTGCGATCGCCGAAATTAATCCCCAACGACTAGAGCAAGTTCGCGGCCAAATGCCCTCCCTCCAACATCGCGTCTTCGCCTAGCGGTAGTTGAATTTTAGGATATCGTCCATGTGACCAATCACCATCATCGTGTCCCCTCGATGCAGCACCTCTGAGGCGGCGGGGTGGGAGAGGGTTTTGCCATTAGCCCGACGCAACGCGACAATCAGAAATAAGCCTTTACCCCAAACCTCCACCTCGCCAATGGAGCGACCGTTGAGGCGGGACGTCGCACGAACATCGACTTCTATTAGTTGCAGGTGAATCTGGGCCAGCATCTCATTGAGGGTATGGCCCCCCTCCTCCTGCTCGAAAAACTCAAAGGCCGTCGGTTGAGTAATGTAGTTACTCATCTGGAGGGCACCAATTTCCGCCGGGAGAACCACCCGATTGGCCCCCGCTAAACGCAGTTTATTCTCTGTGGTGGGTTTTTCACCCCGGGCAAGAATGGTAATATCCGGCTTGAGTCCCCGTGCTGTGAGAGTAACAAACACATTCACCGCATCTTCAGGGAGTACGGCGGCTAGAAACAGGGCCCGTTTAATCCCGACTGAGAGTAACACCTCCTCCTCCGCTGCATCTCCCACTTGCACGAGGTAACCCAAAGATTCCGCCGTTTCGAGTAAATCTGGATTACGGTCAATAATCACAAAGGGTTTACGGGCTTGATAGAGGCGTTTCGCCAGAATTTGTCCCATCCGGCCAAAGCCACAAACAATGGAGTGATGGTCTAATTGCTCAATGCCCTTCGTCTTTCGTTGAGCCTCCAGGGCCCGGTGAACTTCGCCTTCTGTAACCATTTGAACAAAACAGCGACGCATTCCCCCACCTCGCCGAACGGCAGGTGGGGGTCAAGGAGCCGCCGAGCTAACAAGCCTTGGGGTATCATACCGTTATGGCACGAATCACATCAATCATCCGTACAGACCTATGGAATCTTAACCCGACAGCCAGCCAGCAAGTGCTGCTGAGCCAAACGGTTGAGATCTATCGTCGCGTCTGTCGGCATTTGATGGGGATTCTCTTAACCCATTGGCCATCTCTAGGGGGGTTATCCAGTCAAAAACGGGTTCTAGCCGTCGAAAAACTCATTCACCAAACCGCCAAGAACCCTAACCCCAAATACCGGCAATTTGACCAAACCTTTTACAAGTTCCCTAGCTACTACCGACGGGCCGCCATTGTCTTTGCTGCTGGCCAAGTCAGTAGCTACATGACCCGATATCGGGAATGGCAATCGGGAACTCGTCAACGTCGGGATGCTAAACCTCCAATCCTCAATCCCAACAGTGGCTGTTATCCGACCCTGTATAAAGGTCAATGCTATAAACTCCATGGCTACAGCCACATCGACATCAAGGTCTTTAATGGAACTGATTGGGTCTGGACGACCGTTGGGATAACCAGCTTACGAGAACGACATACCGTAGATAGCAACAAGCTACGGTCACCCGCCCTCATTGTTAATGAGCAGAAACGGGCCTGTCATCTCTCAGTTCCGTTTGAGTGTCATCCACCCCAACGGGAGGGAGAGGGTCGAGTTGTCAGTGTTGACCTGGGTATCAACACCACCGCTACCGTAGCAGTCGTGAATTTTGACGGCACTGTAACCTATCGGGAGTTTATTCACCCGGGGAGAGACATAGACCGTCGGGATAAACGGCTGAAATCGGTATCTAAACGAGCCAGCCAAACGATGGGACACGGTGGACGTCTCCAGAAAGGGTTCTGCTCCCATACCTACCGCAAATGTCGTAACATCAACCGTCAAATCGGGCAGATTGTCTCCAAGCGTATTGTGCAGATTGCCCAACAGTTCAATGCTGATGCCATTATCTTTGAGAACCTGAAAGGA
Proteins encoded:
- a CDS encoding SagB/ThcOx family dehydrogenase → MTKQKFSIAKLYHERTKYDPETINQRVPDIDWERPPVPFKDYPIGTRVDLKPHIGDRQTVLSRLSHLLYCTYGVTARIPQIAQQDLLLRAAPSAGGLYPAEVYVLSRGGDDLPAGRYNYQVRDHSLVQFWDGDPGEALEAACFGHPALKEAPFIIVTTAVFFRSSWRYQDRAYRRIHLDTGHLLGNLDLAAALTNYRPYLIAGFDDRAVNELLYLNPEEEGAIAVVALQERQNAALELPLTTALASDADLDYPELPDGSLLGYLHQASAIEGAPESSSDSSAELGSQLSSQAIEDKYNFPFCTKVSTASSPLDWGVGGKALEATLLQRRSTRAYDGDAEIELEQVKALLNFAYQPQSLGRLSGNPPAASATQGWEQPSLCDRSLIQTFIATTAVAGLDDGCYYYAPQAQELRQIRFKNFRRELHFLCLGQDLGRDAAMVLFHTADLQGAIARWGDRAYRYLHLDAGHLGQRLNLAATYLRLGVSGIAGFFDDHVNDVLGIPPDEAVLYITTIGQPRTTRRP
- a CDS encoding DUF4214 domain-containing protein; amino-acid sequence: MDSSRKDGRYRASMVLAIATLMILAAIAPRANGQESCRRTDDYTLCFDRDWLRYYTQPQSDLDWQTYLRSRVPPDASDYYPEINRIYRDLLQRTATERELEHWSHAILAGLSMTEFRRTLVQGEEVMARINGIYQTILGRDVDESGLETWRQKLMDGGTLENVYEEVSNSEEALQLRDTSP
- a CDS encoding carbon-nitrogen hydrolase family protein — translated: MKSYLAAAIQMTSVPDLHQNLAQAEELIDLAVRRGAELIGLPENFSFLGEEEEKIAQAPQIAQESELFLKTMAQRYQVTLLGGGFPIPVSETQAYNTALLIDPSGTELARYHKVHLFDVNLPDGNTYQESSTVRAGSDLPPVYPSPDLGQLGLSVCYDVRFPELYRHLSRQGADVLFIPAAFTAYTGKDHWQVLLQARAIENTAYVIAPAQTGRHYGIRQSHGHAVIIDPWGTVIADAGTKVGIAIAEINPQRLEQVRGQMPSLQHRVFA
- a CDS encoding potassium channel family protein, which translates into the protein MVTEGEVHRALEAQRKTKGIEQLDHHSIVCGFGRMGQILAKRLYQARKPFVIIDRNPDLLETAESLGYLVQVGDAAEEEVLLSVGIKRALFLAAVLPEDAVNVFVTLTARGLKPDITILARGEKPTTENKLRLAGANRVVLPAEIGALQMSNYITQPTAFEFFEQEEGGHTLNEMLAQIHLQLIEVDVRATSRLNGRSIGEVEVWGKGLFLIVALRRANGKTLSHPAASEVLHRGDTMMVIGHMDDILKFNYR
- a CDS encoding IS200/IS605 family accessory protein TnpB-related protein; this translates as MARITSIIRTDLWNLNPTASQQVLLSQTVEIYRRVCRHLMGILLTHWPSLGGLSSQKRVLAVEKLIHQTAKNPNPKYRQFDQTFYKFPSYYRRAAIVFAAGQVSSYMTRYREWQSGTRQRRDAKPPILNPNSGCYPTLYKGQCYKLHGYSHIDIKVFNGTDWVWTTVGITSLRERHTVDSNKLRSPALIVNEQKRACHLSVPFECHPPQREGEGRVVSVDLGINTTATVAVVNFDGTVTYREFIHPGRDIDRRDKRLKSVSKRASQTMGHGGRLQKGFCSHTYRKCRNINRQIGQIVSKRIVQIAQQFNADAIIFENLKGWKAKGGRKRSNLRQRFHGWLKATIRDLTEMKWQEIGGKVIDIVAAYTSKLAYDGSGVVRRNSKNYALAKFSSGKRYNADLNGALNIAARGILQLTRRKDSEERSSQRSRRSPRSWACLCDLWTNNIVSG